The proteins below come from a single Streptococcus porcinus genomic window:
- a CDS encoding GNAT family N-acetyltransferase: MDFWTHLAQLSLIETERLYLRPITYFDSDAFFEFASDPSQLSFIFPAVATRSESDYLLTHAFLKNPLGCWAIAEKNQQDMIGFIKFENIVVSSASADFGYFLSHKYRGRGYMTEAVRHLLAFSFEDLNLKCLKIVTHKENIASQKVAQATSFSLKRAFKGSDRYTHKVRDYLEYQISKGDYHE; this comes from the coding sequence ATGGACTTTTGGACACATTTAGCACAACTATCTCTGATTGAAACCGAACGCTTATACTTACGCCCCATAACCTACTTTGATAGTGATGCCTTTTTTGAGTTCGCGTCAGATCCTAGTCAGTTATCTTTTATTTTCCCAGCAGTGGCAACCAGATCAGAAAGTGATTACCTATTGACACATGCTTTTTTGAAAAATCCGCTAGGTTGCTGGGCTATTGCTGAAAAAAATCAGCAAGATATGATTGGTTTTATTAAGTTTGAAAATATTGTAGTTAGCAGTGCATCGGCCGATTTTGGTTATTTTTTAAGTCACAAGTATCGTGGTCGAGGCTACATGACAGAAGCGGTTAGGCATTTACTTGCCTTTTCCTTTGAAGACTTGAACCTCAAGTGTCTGAAAATTGTAACCCATAAAGAAAATATTGCTAGTCAAAAAGTTGCACAAGCGACATCATTTTCATTAAAACGTGCTTTCAAAGGCAGTGATCGCTATACCCATAAAGTAAGGGACTATCTGGAATACCAAATATCAAAAGGTGACTATCATGAGTAA
- a CDS encoding glycoside hydrolase family 3 protein, producing MTHLVDLSKKPYNLDQEAIDWVEKTIASMTLDEKIGQLFVNMGSSRTEEYLTQVMTDYKFAAVRYAPGPAADIWDQNYILQTKSKIPMLIAANTESGGNGAVTDGTKIGDEVKIAATNDPKYAYELGRIAGLEASAVGCNASFAPIMDLSRNWRNPIIANRTWGSDVDQVITLSKEYMRGIMEHGIIPFAKHFPGDGIDERDHHLSYASNPMTKAEWLESFGRIYGEMADAGLPGIMAGHIHLPNVEKEMYPERDFDDMLPASLNKVLLDELLRGELGYNGAIVTDASHMVGMTSSMPRRELLPTAIEAGCDLFLFFNDPDEDLAWMKEGYEKGILSDQRLHDALRRTLGLKARLGLHKYDNCREQIMLSKEEAMALINTEEAKGISDQVADAAITLVKDKQKGIFPVTPERYKRILIVEVDGYKGGFGALINSGKKRASDTLKELLKNAGHEVAIWENTEERIKKLPESEQAAAIQNVYASKRPISAITDNYDLIINLVDVNSGGTTQRIIWPAAKGTPDQPFYVHEIPTIVVSVQHPFALADMPQVGTYINAYDGMPNTMAALFEKLSGKSEFKGVSPVDAYCGLIDTHIWRQK from the coding sequence ATGACACATTTAGTAGACTTAAGTAAAAAACCATACAATCTTGATCAGGAGGCTATTGATTGGGTCGAAAAGACCATCGCTTCGATGACACTTGATGAAAAGATTGGACAGTTGTTTGTTAATATGGGAAGTAGTCGCACAGAAGAATATTTAACGCAGGTTATGACAGACTACAAATTTGCTGCTGTCCGTTATGCACCGGGTCCTGCAGCAGATATTTGGGACCAAAATTACATTTTACAAACCAAATCAAAAATCCCAATGCTTATTGCTGCCAATACAGAATCAGGTGGTAATGGTGCAGTAACTGATGGTACTAAAATTGGCGATGAGGTAAAAATTGCTGCTACAAACGATCCTAAATATGCTTACGAATTAGGTCGGATTGCAGGATTAGAAGCTTCAGCAGTAGGCTGTAATGCTTCATTTGCACCAATTATGGACTTGAGTCGTAACTGGCGTAATCCCATTATTGCTAATCGCACTTGGGGCAGTGATGTTGACCAAGTGATCACTTTATCAAAAGAGTATATGCGCGGTATTATGGAACATGGCATTATACCATTTGCAAAACATTTCCCAGGAGATGGAATTGATGAGCGTGACCATCATTTATCTTATGCTTCAAATCCTATGACTAAAGCAGAATGGCTGGAAAGCTTTGGCCGGATTTATGGAGAAATGGCTGATGCAGGCTTACCAGGAATTATGGCTGGTCACATTCACTTACCGAATGTTGAAAAAGAAATGTATCCAGAGCGGGACTTTGATGACATGCTTCCAGCTTCCTTAAATAAAGTGTTATTGGATGAATTATTACGAGGTGAACTCGGTTATAACGGAGCTATCGTAACAGATGCATCGCATATGGTAGGTATGACATCATCAATGCCACGTCGTGAACTTTTACCTACTGCGATTGAAGCAGGCTGTGATCTCTTTTTATTCTTTAATGACCCTGATGAAGATTTAGCATGGATGAAAGAAGGCTATGAAAAGGGTATTCTTTCTGATCAACGTCTTCACGATGCGTTGCGTCGGACTTTAGGATTAAAAGCGCGCTTGGGTCTACACAAGTACGACAATTGCCGTGAGCAAATCATGCTTTCCAAAGAAGAAGCAATGGCTTTAATCAATACAGAAGAAGCAAAAGGCATTTCTGATCAGGTCGCAGATGCAGCAATTACACTTGTTAAAGATAAGCAAAAAGGTATTTTTCCAGTTACCCCAGAACGTTATAAACGTATCTTAATAGTAGAAGTAGATGGCTATAAAGGCGGTTTTGGTGCTCTTATCAATTCTGGTAAAAAACGTGCTTCTGATACCTTGAAAGAACTGCTAAAGAATGCAGGACACGAAGTTGCTATTTGGGAAAATACAGAAGAACGGATTAAGAAATTACCAGAATCAGAACAAGCAGCAGCTATCCAAAATGTTTATGCCTCAAAACGTCCAATTTCAGCTATAACGGATAATTATGACTTAATTATTAATCTTGTAGACGTCAATTCTGGAGGAACAACCCAACGTATCATTTGGCCAGCTGCCAAGGGTACACCAGATCAGCCTTTTTACGTTCATGAAATTCCGACCATTGTTGTTTCTGTACAGCATCCATTTGCACTAGCTGATATGCCTCAAGTGGGAACTTACATTAATGCTTATGATGGTATGCCAAATACAATGGCTGCTTTATTTGAAAAACTGTCTGGAAAATCAGAATTTAAAGGTGTCTCACCTGTGGATGCTTACTGTGGTCTTATTGATACGCATATTTGGCGACAAAAGTAA
- a CDS encoding HAD family hydrolase, with product MTSKKQKYVFCVDSDGCAMDTMTYKHQLFFGPLAADVFEVTDREVFLQEWDRINLFSKTRGVNRFVGLVMGLEFAGVSDIAALKNWVETTKSLSNQSLESEIAKEGSQDLIKALQWSNEVNAKIKNYEGQALAFQGAKDALEKLHQVGEVFVVSSANKEAVEEEWKDQGLMSYVTDLYCQDRGKKEDVIAQLITKGYDKSKILMIGDSPGDLAAAEINNVSFYPILVGHEKYSWLTLKEKIADTFISTGLDKIELAQLKEKFWKNLE from the coding sequence ATGACAAGTAAAAAGCAAAAGTATGTCTTTTGTGTAGATTCAGATGGTTGTGCTATGGATACCATGACCTATAAACACCAGTTGTTTTTTGGCCCTTTAGCTGCAGACGTTTTTGAAGTTACTGACAGAGAAGTTTTTTTGCAAGAATGGGATCGCATTAATCTCTTTTCTAAAACGAGAGGGGTAAACCGATTCGTTGGTTTGGTGATGGGGTTGGAATTTGCTGGGGTTTCTGATATTGCCGCTTTAAAAAATTGGGTTGAGACAACAAAGTCATTATCAAATCAATCTTTAGAAAGCGAGATTGCTAAAGAAGGTAGTCAGGATTTAATCAAAGCCTTACAATGGTCAAATGAAGTCAATGCCAAAATTAAAAATTATGAAGGTCAAGCTTTAGCCTTCCAAGGTGCTAAAGACGCTCTCGAAAAATTGCACCAGGTTGGAGAAGTCTTTGTTGTTAGCTCAGCTAACAAAGAAGCTGTAGAAGAAGAATGGAAGGATCAAGGGCTTATGAGCTATGTTACTGACCTTTATTGTCAAGATCGTGGGAAGAAAGAAGATGTTATTGCTCAACTTATCACTAAGGGCTATGACAAATCAAAAATTCTAATGATTGGCGATTCTCCAGGTGATCTGGCTGCAGCAGAAATAAATAATGTCTCATTTTATCCGATTTTAGTTGGTCACGAAAAATATTCTTGGCTGACGCTGAAAGAAAAAATTGCGGATACCTTTATTAGCACAGGTTTAGACAAGATTGAATTAGCACAGTTAAAAGAGAAATTCTGGAAAAATCTAGAATAA
- a CDS encoding SDR family oxidoreductase encodes MSRVIDFNNKVVVVTGAGGVLCGFMAKEFAKAGAKVALLDLNQDGAQKFVDEIEAEGGIAKAYKANVLSKENLEEVRQAVLNDLGPTDILVNGAGGNSPKATTDNEFHELDLPSETKSFFDLDEAGISFVFNLNYLGTLLPTQVFAQDMVGRPGANIINISSMNAFTPLTKIPAYSGAKAAISNFTQWLAVHFSKVGIRCNAIAPGFLVTNQNRGLLFSEDGQPTARAKKILNNTPMGRFGEAEELIGGLFFLADEKSASFVNGVVLPIDGGFAAYSGV; translated from the coding sequence ATGTCTAGAGTAATTGATTTTAATAATAAAGTTGTAGTTGTTACAGGTGCAGGTGGAGTCCTTTGTGGTTTTATGGCTAAAGAGTTTGCCAAAGCTGGTGCTAAAGTTGCCCTTTTAGACTTAAATCAAGATGGAGCGCAAAAATTTGTTGATGAGATCGAAGCCGAAGGCGGTATTGCAAAAGCTTATAAGGCGAATGTTCTTTCAAAAGAAAACTTAGAGGAAGTTCGTCAAGCTGTTCTGAATGATTTAGGTCCGACAGATATTCTAGTTAATGGTGCTGGAGGAAACAGTCCTAAAGCAACAACTGATAATGAATTTCATGAATTGGATTTACCATCTGAAACAAAATCTTTCTTTGATTTAGATGAAGCGGGAATCAGTTTTGTTTTCAACTTAAACTACTTAGGAACCCTTCTTCCGACACAAGTTTTTGCTCAGGACATGGTTGGTCGCCCTGGTGCCAACATTATTAATATTTCATCAATGAATGCTTTTACACCACTAACAAAAATTCCAGCTTATTCAGGAGCTAAAGCAGCTATTAGCAACTTTACGCAATGGTTGGCCGTTCACTTCTCTAAGGTTGGTATCCGTTGCAATGCTATCGCTCCAGGTTTCTTAGTTACTAACCAAAACCGGGGCTTACTCTTCTCTGAAGATGGTCAACCAACAGCGCGTGCTAAGAAAATCCTTAATAATACGCCAATGGGACGATTTGGAGAGGCTGAAGAACTTATTGGTGGCCTTTTCTTCCTAGCTGATGAGAAATCAGCAAGTTTCGTTAATGGAGTTGTATTGCCAATTGATGGTGGCTTTGCTGCTTACTCTGGTGTTTAA
- the uxaC gene encoding glucuronate isomerase, with protein MVFNDDKFMLKNEAAEKLYMQIKDQPIFDYHCHLDPKEIFEDNVYDNIVDLWLGGDHYKWRLMRANGVSEDEITGSASKLAKFKAFARTIERAYGNPVYHWSAMELKNIFGISEPLTEANAEQMYHQLNEYLVRHQISPRKLIADSKVTFIGTTDSPLDDLKWHQKLTDDKTFSTIVAPTFRPDQAFIEHGQFSSFVKDLSQLTGKTITDFQTFISALEDRVAYFADHGCKASDISFTEIVFESAEQSELDCLLQKGIQNQQVSQQDIRQWQTAVFSELCRLYKTYGFVTQVHFGALRNNHSVLYQKLGADIGIDSMGDQTALAANMNRLLDHLTVTDGLPKMIWYNLNPSYNITVANTLANFQANEAGIKSYLQFGAGWWFADTKLGMISQMDALAEQGMLANFVGMLTDSRSFLSYQRHDYFRRILASYIGQWISQGEVPEDYEALGQMVQDIAYNNAKAYFKN; from the coding sequence ATGGTTTTTAACGATGATAAGTTTATGTTAAAAAATGAAGCAGCCGAAAAGCTTTATATGCAGATTAAGGATCAACCAATCTTTGATTATCATTGTCACTTAGATCCAAAAGAAATTTTCGAGGATAACGTTTATGATAATATTGTTGATTTATGGCTGGGCGGCGACCATTACAAGTGGCGACTGATGCGAGCGAATGGTGTTTCAGAAGATGAGATTACAGGCTCTGCTAGCAAATTAGCCAAATTTAAAGCATTTGCAAGAACAATCGAAAGAGCTTATGGCAATCCGGTTTATCATTGGTCAGCAATGGAGTTGAAAAATATCTTTGGTATAAGTGAACCATTGACTGAAGCAAATGCTGAACAGATGTATCATCAACTAAATGAGTATTTAGTAAGGCATCAAATCAGCCCAAGAAAATTAATTGCTGATAGTAAGGTAACGTTTATTGGAACAACGGATAGTCCTCTAGATGATTTGAAATGGCATCAAAAATTAACTGATGATAAGACATTCTCAACTATTGTTGCTCCAACCTTTAGACCAGATCAAGCATTTATTGAGCACGGGCAATTTTCAAGCTTTGTCAAAGACTTGAGTCAATTGACTGGCAAAACAATTACAGATTTCCAAACATTCATTAGTGCTTTGGAAGACCGTGTTGCTTATTTTGCAGACCATGGTTGTAAAGCAAGTGATATCAGTTTTACAGAAATTGTCTTTGAAAGTGCTGAGCAATCTGAACTTGATTGTTTGCTCCAAAAAGGTATTCAAAACCAGCAAGTAAGTCAACAGGACATCCGTCAATGGCAAACAGCTGTTTTTTCAGAGCTATGTCGACTTTATAAAACTTATGGCTTTGTAACTCAAGTTCACTTTGGAGCCCTTCGTAATAATCATTCTGTCCTTTATCAAAAACTTGGTGCTGATATTGGGATAGATTCTATGGGGGATCAAACTGCTTTGGCAGCTAATATGAATCGACTTTTAGATCATTTGACTGTGACTGATGGTTTGCCAAAAATGATTTGGTATAACCTAAATCCAAGTTATAACATTACGGTAGCTAATACACTTGCTAATTTCCAGGCTAATGAAGCTGGGATCAAATCTTACCTTCAATTTGGGGCCGGCTGGTGGTTCGCTGATACTAAGCTTGGTATGATTAGTCAAATGGATGCTTTGGCAGAACAAGGGATGCTAGCTAATTTTGTTGGGATGTTAACAGATTCGCGTAGCTTCTTGTCATATCAACGTCATGATTATTTCAGACGAATACTTGCAAGTTACATTGGTCAATGGATCAGCCAAGGCGAAGTTCCAGAGGATTATGAAGCACTTGGTCAGATGGTTCAGGATATTGCTTATAACAATGCAAAAGCTTACTTTAAGAACTAA
- a CDS encoding bifunctional 4-hydroxy-2-oxoglutarate aldolase/2-dehydro-3-deoxy-phosphogluconate aldolase: MLDILKNNFFFAVVRGKDEADAINISRYAIKGGIRNIEITFSTPNAAQVIKDLSEEFENFKDVVIGAGTVMTTDLAKEAIDAGARFLVSPHFDAAIASLAVDNNVYYFPGCATATEVVTAMRAQCPIIKLFPGGVLGPGFIKDIHGPIPEVDLMPSGGVAIENVAEWKKAGAVAVGVGSALSRNVASQGYQSVTEIAKAFVSALN; this comes from the coding sequence ATGTTAGACATCTTAAAAAATAATTTCTTCTTTGCTGTGGTTCGTGGTAAGGATGAAGCTGATGCAATCAATATTTCTCGATACGCTATTAAAGGCGGTATTCGTAATATTGAAATAACTTTCTCAACGCCTAATGCAGCTCAAGTGATTAAAGATTTATCTGAGGAATTTGAGAATTTTAAAGATGTTGTCATTGGAGCTGGAACGGTAATGACAACTGACTTGGCTAAGGAAGCTATTGATGCTGGAGCAAGGTTCCTTGTCAGTCCTCACTTTGATGCAGCGATTGCAAGCTTAGCGGTTGATAACAATGTCTATTACTTTCCAGGCTGTGCTACTGCAACAGAGGTAGTAACAGCTATGAGAGCTCAATGTCCTATTATTAAATTATTCCCTGGCGGTGTTTTAGGACCTGGCTTTATTAAAGATATCCATGGCCCAATACCAGAAGTAGATCTCATGCCATCAGGTGGAGTGGCTATAGAAAACGTTGCTGAATGGAAAAAAGCTGGAGCTGTTGCAGTTGGAGTCGGATCGGCATTATCAAGGAATGTAGCAAGTCAAGGCTATCAAAGCGTTACAGAAATTGCTAAAGCCTTTGTTTCAGCTCTTAACTAA
- a CDS encoding mannonate dehydratase, which translates to MKMSFRWYGKNDPVSLQEIKAIPGMQGIVTAVYDVPVGQAWPLENILELKKMVEDAGLEITVIESIPVHEDIKQGKANRDELIENYKTSIENVGKAGIPVVCYNFMPVFDWTRSDLNHPLPDGSTSLAFLKSDLEGVDPVADDLNLPGWDSSYSKEEMKAIIENYRHNISEEDLWANLEYFIKAIMPTAEAAGVKMAIHPDDPPYGIFGLPRIITGQEAIERFLDIYDSENNGITMCVGSYASDPKNAVIAMTEYALKRNRINFMHTRNVTAGDWGFQETAHLSQAGDVDMNAIIKLLVNYDWQGALRPDHGRRIWGDQTKTPGYGLFDRALGATYFNGLYEANMRAEGKMPDFGIKDKTVGHN; encoded by the coding sequence ATGAAAATGTCATTTAGATGGTATGGGAAAAATGATCCTGTATCGCTTCAAGAAATTAAAGCTATTCCAGGAATGCAAGGAATTGTAACGGCTGTTTATGATGTACCAGTTGGTCAGGCTTGGCCTTTGGAAAATATTCTTGAGCTTAAAAAAATGGTAGAAGATGCAGGCCTTGAAATCACAGTTATTGAGTCTATTCCTGTTCATGAAGATATTAAACAGGGTAAAGCTAACCGCGATGAATTGATTGAGAATTATAAGACCTCAATTGAAAATGTTGGTAAAGCTGGAATTCCGGTTGTTTGTTATAATTTTATGCCAGTCTTTGATTGGACGCGTTCAGACCTTAATCATCCTCTTCCAGATGGATCTACTTCATTAGCCTTCCTTAAATCCGACTTAGAAGGTGTGGATCCAGTGGCTGATGATTTAAACTTGCCAGGTTGGGATTCTTCTTATTCAAAAGAAGAAATGAAGGCTATTATCGAAAATTATCGCCATAATATTTCGGAAGAAGATTTGTGGGCTAACTTGGAATATTTTATCAAAGCCATTATGCCAACGGCTGAAGCTGCGGGGGTTAAAATGGCCATTCATCCTGATGACCCTCCATATGGTATCTTTGGTCTTCCTCGTATTATTACTGGTCAAGAAGCAATTGAACGTTTCCTTGATATTTATGATTCAGAAAATAATGGTATTACCATGTGTGTAGGTTCTTATGCATCAGATCCTAAAAATGCGGTCATTGCGATGACAGAGTATGCTTTAAAACGCAATCGTATCAACTTTATGCATACGCGTAATGTGACTGCTGGTGATTGGGGCTTCCAAGAAACAGCTCATTTATCTCAAGCTGGTGATGTTGATATGAATGCTATTATTAAACTGTTGGTCAATTATGACTGGCAGGGAGCACTTCGTCCAGACCATGGACGTCGTATTTGGGGAGACCAAACCAAAACACCGGGTTACGGACTCTTTGATCGTGCTCTGGGTGCTACCTATTTTAACGGCTTGTATGAGGCAAATATGAGAGCTGAAGGAAAAATGCCTGATTTTGGAATAAAAGATAAAACAGTTGGTCATAACTAA